A genome region from Anastrepha ludens isolate Willacy chromosome 3, idAnaLude1.1, whole genome shotgun sequence includes the following:
- the LOC128857237 gene encoding segmentation protein Runt isoform X1, whose amino-acid sequence MHLPAGPTMVAAPAQLANIPAASASATAHQQQSGGTIAHVPSSASSTGSSTPDNNNCNSSSNNSSSSAKLPPSMTDMFASLHEMLQEYHGELAQTGSPSILCSALPNHWRSNKSLPGAFKVIALDDVPDGTLVSIKCGNDENYCGELRNCTAIMKNQVAKFNDLRFVGRSGRGKSFTLTITIATYPVQIASYTKAIKVTVDGPREPRSKQSYGYPHPGAFNPFMLNPAWLDAAYMTYGYADYFRHQAALHHPALAKSSPTLPVNAGATIVPPPPPPAGGAPPSAADFHSSQLTPPPVGAPGALPPNAAIGMIPSPPGSAYGIGMPQFPFNPVAAAAFHPYNFAAASLRVPSHNLHNNSLSSSHGSTEHISPSHISPASSRPSSSSPPAHAHVHNISSGGVGEDCNNKTNAALEQSLSDADPDVESDDEQIDVVKSAFVPILRPPIAARTIAPAGEQLEKSVQPAPPPRTRSDLKAPSMMKTQYQHSAQARQISPEITAATKLKAAMNATKTVWRPY is encoded by the exons ATGCATTTACCAGCCGGCCCCACAATGGTCGCTGCGCCCGCGCAACTTGCCAATATCCCGGCAGCATCCGCCTCAGCAACAGCCCACCAACAACAGAGTGGCGGCACAATAGCACACGTGCCCAGCTCCGCCAGCTCGACTGGCTCCTCCACACCGGATAACAATAattgcaacagcagcagcaacaacagtagCTCATCTGCCAAATTGCCGCCCTCTATGACCGACATGTTCGCCAGTTTGCATGAGATGCTGCAGGAATATCACGGCGAGCTGGCACAAACAGGCTCCCCATCGATCCTCTGCAGCGCGCTGCCTAATCATTGGCGTTCCAACAAATCGCTGCCGGGCGCTTTCAAAGTGATCGCCTTGGACGATGTGCCCGACGGCACTCTGGTGTCCATCAAGTGTGGCAACGATGAGAACTACTGCGGCGAGCTGCGTAACTGCACGGCCATCATGAAGAATCAAGTGGCGAAATTCAATGATCTGCGTTTTGTCGGACGTTCCGGACGTGGCAAATCCTTTACGCTGACCATCACCATTGCCACCTATCCGGTGCAGATTGCGAGCTACACAAAGGCGATCAAAGTGACCGTAGATGGTCCACGGGAACCAAGAAGTAAGCAAA gTTATGGCTACCCACATCCTGGCGCTTTCAATCCTTTCATGCTGAACCCCGCATGGCTCGACGCCGCCTACATGACATACGGTTATGCGGACTACTTCCGTCACCAGGCCGCACTGCATCATCCCGCTTTGGCCAAGAGTTCGCCAACGCTGCCGGTTAACGCTGGCGCCACCATTGTACCGCCACCCCCGCCACCAGCCGGCGGTGCGCCACCCTCCGCCGCAGACTTCCACTCCTCCCAACTGACACCGCCACCAGTTGGTGCGCCCGGTGCATTACCGCCCAATGCAGCTATCGGCATGATTCCCTCGCCACCTGGTTCAGCCTACGGCATAGGCATGCCACAGTTCCCATTCAATCCCGTCGCAGCCGCTGCTTTTCACCCGTACAACTTCGCGGCCGCCAGCTTGCGCGTGCCCAGCCACAATCTGCACAACAACTCGCTAAGCAGCTCACACGGCTCAACGGAACACATCAGCCCATCACACATAAGTCCCGCCTCATCACGGCCTTCGTCATCTTCACCACCCGCACATGCACACGTACACAATATAAGCAGCGGTGGCGTTGGTGAGGATTGCAACAACAAGACAAACGCCGCTCTGGAACAATCCTTGTCCGATGCCGATCCAGATGTCGAATCGGACGATGAGCAAATCGATGTAGTGAAATCCGCTTTCGTGCCCATACTGCGTCCACCAATTGCGGCGCGCACAATAGCGCCCGCTGGCGAACAGCTGGAGAAATCAGTGCAACCGGCGCCGCCACCGCGTACGCGTTCCGACCTCAAGGCGCCCTCCATGATGAAGACGCAGTACCAACATTCCGCGCAAGCTCGTCAAATTTCGCCCGAAATTACCGCGGCAACCAAATTGAAGGCGGCGATGAATGCCACAAAGACCGTGTGGCGGCCCTACTGA
- the LOC128857237 gene encoding segmentation protein Runt isoform X2, with translation MHLPAGPTMVAAPAQLANIPAASASATAHQQQSGGTIAHVPSSASSTGSSTPDNNNCNSSSNNSSSSAKLPPSMTDMFASLHEMLQEYHGELAQTGSPSILCSALPNHWRSNKSLPGAFKVIALDDVPDGTLVSIKCGNDENYCGELRNCTAIMKNQVAKFNDLRFVGRSGRGKSFTLTITIATYPVQIASYTKAIKVTVDGPREPRSYGYPHPGAFNPFMLNPAWLDAAYMTYGYADYFRHQAALHHPALAKSSPTLPVNAGATIVPPPPPPAGGAPPSAADFHSSQLTPPPVGAPGALPPNAAIGMIPSPPGSAYGIGMPQFPFNPVAAAAFHPYNFAAASLRVPSHNLHNNSLSSSHGSTEHISPSHISPASSRPSSSSPPAHAHVHNISSGGVGEDCNNKTNAALEQSLSDADPDVESDDEQIDVVKSAFVPILRPPIAARTIAPAGEQLEKSVQPAPPPRTRSDLKAPSMMKTQYQHSAQARQISPEITAATKLKAAMNATKTVWRPY, from the exons ATGCATTTACCAGCCGGCCCCACAATGGTCGCTGCGCCCGCGCAACTTGCCAATATCCCGGCAGCATCCGCCTCAGCAACAGCCCACCAACAACAGAGTGGCGGCACAATAGCACACGTGCCCAGCTCCGCCAGCTCGACTGGCTCCTCCACACCGGATAACAATAattgcaacagcagcagcaacaacagtagCTCATCTGCCAAATTGCCGCCCTCTATGACCGACATGTTCGCCAGTTTGCATGAGATGCTGCAGGAATATCACGGCGAGCTGGCACAAACAGGCTCCCCATCGATCCTCTGCAGCGCGCTGCCTAATCATTGGCGTTCCAACAAATCGCTGCCGGGCGCTTTCAAAGTGATCGCCTTGGACGATGTGCCCGACGGCACTCTGGTGTCCATCAAGTGTGGCAACGATGAGAACTACTGCGGCGAGCTGCGTAACTGCACGGCCATCATGAAGAATCAAGTGGCGAAATTCAATGATCTGCGTTTTGTCGGACGTTCCGGACGTGGCAAATCCTTTACGCTGACCATCACCATTGCCACCTATCCGGTGCAGATTGCGAGCTACACAAAGGCGATCAAAGTGACCGTAGATGGTCCACGGGAACCAAGAA gTTATGGCTACCCACATCCTGGCGCTTTCAATCCTTTCATGCTGAACCCCGCATGGCTCGACGCCGCCTACATGACATACGGTTATGCGGACTACTTCCGTCACCAGGCCGCACTGCATCATCCCGCTTTGGCCAAGAGTTCGCCAACGCTGCCGGTTAACGCTGGCGCCACCATTGTACCGCCACCCCCGCCACCAGCCGGCGGTGCGCCACCCTCCGCCGCAGACTTCCACTCCTCCCAACTGACACCGCCACCAGTTGGTGCGCCCGGTGCATTACCGCCCAATGCAGCTATCGGCATGATTCCCTCGCCACCTGGTTCAGCCTACGGCATAGGCATGCCACAGTTCCCATTCAATCCCGTCGCAGCCGCTGCTTTTCACCCGTACAACTTCGCGGCCGCCAGCTTGCGCGTGCCCAGCCACAATCTGCACAACAACTCGCTAAGCAGCTCACACGGCTCAACGGAACACATCAGCCCATCACACATAAGTCCCGCCTCATCACGGCCTTCGTCATCTTCACCACCCGCACATGCACACGTACACAATATAAGCAGCGGTGGCGTTGGTGAGGATTGCAACAACAAGACAAACGCCGCTCTGGAACAATCCTTGTCCGATGCCGATCCAGATGTCGAATCGGACGATGAGCAAATCGATGTAGTGAAATCCGCTTTCGTGCCCATACTGCGTCCACCAATTGCGGCGCGCACAATAGCGCCCGCTGGCGAACAGCTGGAGAAATCAGTGCAACCGGCGCCGCCACCGCGTACGCGTTCCGACCTCAAGGCGCCCTCCATGATGAAGACGCAGTACCAACATTCCGCGCAAGCTCGTCAAATTTCGCCCGAAATTACCGCGGCAACCAAATTGAAGGCGGCGATGAATGCCACAAAGACCGTGTGGCGGCCCTACTGA